The following are encoded together in the Oncorhynchus clarkii lewisi isolate Uvic-CL-2024 chromosome 25, UVic_Ocla_1.0, whole genome shotgun sequence genome:
- the LOC139383850 gene encoding protein O-mannosyl-transferase 2 isoform X1 yields MAKKKCVAQYNEECSMLRNRRGQMNTGEQSPVSTHHESTQEDDRLSEGDSQSLNGTSAQHDQGIYSPNNEAQSTAFFLLVVLLSFSTRLYKIMEPPHVCWDETHFGKMGSYYINRTFFFDVHPPLGKMLIGLAGYMTGYDGTYPFLKPGDRYEHHNYWGMRGFCASLGSCLPPFAYLTVLELSQSPTAALITAAVLAFDTGCITISQYILLDPILMFFIMGAVLSMVKFNRQRYRPFSTPWWFWLVLTGVNLSGALGVKFVGLFVILLVGMNTAWDLWSLLGDLHLSLIDFGKHVLSRVFGLILLPLFLYVTIFAVHFAVLNKSGPGDGFFSSAFQSRLIGNNLHNASMPEYLAYGSIITVKNLRIAGGYLHSHWHLYPEGVGAKQQQVTAYLHKDYNNMWLVHRSNDSDAQSGEPDLVRHGDIIQLEHKETTRNLHSHLHEAPLTKKHFQVTGYGINGTGDPNDLWQVEVCGGRKGDLVKVLRSKVRFLHRATGCVLYSSGKTLPKWGWEQVEITCSPYLKETPNSQWNIEDHINTKLPNISLSVLKPHFLEILLESHIVMIRGNSGLKPKDNEMNSKPWHWPINYQGLRFSGVNETEYRVYLLGNPVIWWLNLVSLGLYVVMVAVASLALRRGVQLDKRRIEHCRVLMEGGGLLLLGWLLHYVPFYTMGRILYYHHYFPAMLFSSMLTGITLDTLLQSADLWLRPPYSHWLLRGGQAMLFLAILDSFYMFHPLSYGMRGPLAHDPDSTMAGLKWMDSWEF; encoded by the exons ATGGCAAAGAAAAAATGTGTTGCACAATACAACGAAGAATGCTCAATGCTACGAAATCGGAGAGGCCAGATGAATACAGGGGAGCAGAGCCCTGTTTCAACCCATCATGAGTCGACCCAGGAGGATGATAGACTGTCTGAAGGTGACAGCCAATCCTTAAATGGGACATCAGCACAACATGACCAGGGCATTTACTCTCCAAATAATGAGGCACAAAGCACAGCTTTCTTTCTGTTGGTGGTGTTGCTCTCTTTTTCCACACGCCTTTACAAAATCATGGAACCCCCTCATGTATG CTGGGATGAAACCCACTTTGGGAAAATGGGGAGTTACTACATTAACAGGACCTTCTTCTTTGATGTCCACCCACCACTTGGCAAA ATGCTGATTGGGCTAGCTGGGTACATGACTGGCTACGATGGCACCTACCCTTTCCTTAAACCTGGGGACAGATATGAGCACCACAACTACTGGGGGATGAGAGGG TTCTGTGCATCTCTGGGCTCCTGTCTGCCCCCCTTTGCCTACCTCACAGTGCTGGAGTTGTCCCAGTCCCCGACAGCTGCCCTCATCACTGCTGCAGTGCTGGCCTTTG acACTGGCTGCATAACCATCTCTCAGTACATCCTTCTCGACCCCATTCTCATGTTCTTTATAATGGGAGCAGTGCTCAGCATGGTCAAGTTTAATCGACAGAGATATAG GCCCTTTAGCACACCCTGGTGGTTCTGGCTGGTATTGACAGGGGTGAACCTGTCTGGGGCTCTGGGGGTTAAGTTTGTGGGGCTGTTTGTCATCCTGCTGGTGGGAATGAACACAGCCTGGGACCTGTGGAGTTTGCTGGGGGATCTGCACCTCTCTCTG ATTGATTTTGGGAAGCACGTGTTGTCCAGGGTGTTTGGGCTTATCCTGCTTCCCCTGTTCCTGTATGTTACAATATTTGCAGTCCACTTTGCTGTCCTGAACAAAAG CGGTCCAGGAGATGGCTTCTTCAGCTCTGCTTTTCAGTCCCGTCTGATTGGAAACAACCTACACAATGCATCCATGCCTGAGT ACCTGGCATATGGCTCTATCATCACTGTGAAGAACCTGCGTATCGCTGGAGGATACCTCCACTCTCACTGGCATCTGTACCCAGAGGGTGTCGGAGCAAAGCAGCAGCAGGTCACAGCATACCTCCATAAGGACTATAACAACATGTGGCTGGTGCATAGATCCAATGACAGTGATG caCAATCAGGAGAACCTGACCTTGTTCGTCATGGTGACATTATTCAATTGGAGCACAAAGA GACTACCCGTAACCTTCACAGTCACCTCCACGAGGCACCTCTCACTAAAAAACACTTCCAGGTCACAGGCTATGGCATC AATGGAACAGGTGACCCTAATGACCTGTGGCAGGTGGAGGTGTGTGGGGGTCGGAAGGGCGACCTGGTCAAGGTGTTACGCAGCAAAGTACGCTTCCTGCACCGAGCAACTGGCTGTGTGCTCTACTCCTCTGGCAAGACTCTCCCCAAATG GGGCTGGGAACAGGTGGAGATTACATGTAGCCCATATCTGAAGGAGACCCCAAACTCTCAATGGAATATTGAGGATCATATCAATACCAAAT TGCCCAACATTAGCCTTTCAGTGCTGAAGCCCCACTTCCTGGAGATATTGCTGGAGTCCCACATCGTTATGATCAGG GGTAACAGTGGGTTGAAGCCCAAAGACAATGAAATGAACTCTAAACCCTGGCATTGGCCAATCAACTACCAG GGATTGAGGTTCTCTGGAGTGAATGAGACTGAATACCGTGTCTACCTGTTAGGGAACCCT GTGATCTGGTGGCTGAACCTGGTCAGTCTGGGCCTGTATGTGGTTATGGTGGCAGTGGCCTCTCTGGCCCTCCGCAGAGGAGTCCAGCTGGACAAGAGAAGAATTG agcatTGTCGCGTGCTGATGGAAGGTGGAGGGCTGCTGCTCCTGGGCTGGTTGCTGCACTACGTACCCTTCTACACCATGGGCCGCatcctctactaccaccactacttccCTGCCATGCTCTTCAGCAGCATGCTAACAG GGATTACTTTGGACACCCTGCTGCAGAGTGCTGACCTATGGCTCCGCCCACCCTATTCTCACTGGCTGCTCAGAGGAGGACAGGCAATGCTATTCCTGGCCATCCTTGATAG CTTTTACATGTTTCACCCTCTGTCCTATGGTATGAGAGGGCCGCTTGCCCATGACCCTGATAGTACCATGGCTGGCCTGAAGTGGATGGACTCCTGGGAGTTTTAG
- the LOC139383850 gene encoding protein O-mannosyl-transferase 2 isoform X2, translating into MEKHTDPRNHATCLAKNGLLRFDYIVRVLRTFCRYFMKHIGWDETHFGKMGSYYINRTFFFDVHPPLGKMLIGLAGYMTGYDGTYPFLKPGDRYEHHNYWGMRGFCASLGSCLPPFAYLTVLELSQSPTAALITAAVLAFDTGCITISQYILLDPILMFFIMGAVLSMVKFNRQRYRPFSTPWWFWLVLTGVNLSGALGVKFVGLFVILLVGMNTAWDLWSLLGDLHLSLIDFGKHVLSRVFGLILLPLFLYVTIFAVHFAVLNKSGPGDGFFSSAFQSRLIGNNLHNASMPEYLAYGSIITVKNLRIAGGYLHSHWHLYPEGVGAKQQQVTAYLHKDYNNMWLVHRSNDSDAQSGEPDLVRHGDIIQLEHKETTRNLHSHLHEAPLTKKHFQVTGYGINGTGDPNDLWQVEVCGGRKGDLVKVLRSKVRFLHRATGCVLYSSGKTLPKWGWEQVEITCSPYLKETPNSQWNIEDHINTKLPNISLSVLKPHFLEILLESHIVMIRGNSGLKPKDNEMNSKPWHWPINYQGLRFSGVNETEYRVYLLGNPVIWWLNLVSLGLYVVMVAVASLALRRGVQLDKRRIEHCRVLMEGGGLLLLGWLLHYVPFYTMGRILYYHHYFPAMLFSSMLTGITLDTLLQSADLWLRPPYSHWLLRGGQAMLFLAILDSFYMFHPLSYGMRGPLAHDPDSTMAGLKWMDSWEF; encoded by the exons ATGGAAAAGCATACAGATCCCAGAAACCACGCAACGTGCCTGGCTAAAAATGGATTGTTGAGATTCGACTACATTGTGCGCGTGCTGCGCACTTTTTGCAGATATTTCATGAAGCACATCGg CTGGGATGAAACCCACTTTGGGAAAATGGGGAGTTACTACATTAACAGGACCTTCTTCTTTGATGTCCACCCACCACTTGGCAAA ATGCTGATTGGGCTAGCTGGGTACATGACTGGCTACGATGGCACCTACCCTTTCCTTAAACCTGGGGACAGATATGAGCACCACAACTACTGGGGGATGAGAGGG TTCTGTGCATCTCTGGGCTCCTGTCTGCCCCCCTTTGCCTACCTCACAGTGCTGGAGTTGTCCCAGTCCCCGACAGCTGCCCTCATCACTGCTGCAGTGCTGGCCTTTG acACTGGCTGCATAACCATCTCTCAGTACATCCTTCTCGACCCCATTCTCATGTTCTTTATAATGGGAGCAGTGCTCAGCATGGTCAAGTTTAATCGACAGAGATATAG GCCCTTTAGCACACCCTGGTGGTTCTGGCTGGTATTGACAGGGGTGAACCTGTCTGGGGCTCTGGGGGTTAAGTTTGTGGGGCTGTTTGTCATCCTGCTGGTGGGAATGAACACAGCCTGGGACCTGTGGAGTTTGCTGGGGGATCTGCACCTCTCTCTG ATTGATTTTGGGAAGCACGTGTTGTCCAGGGTGTTTGGGCTTATCCTGCTTCCCCTGTTCCTGTATGTTACAATATTTGCAGTCCACTTTGCTGTCCTGAACAAAAG CGGTCCAGGAGATGGCTTCTTCAGCTCTGCTTTTCAGTCCCGTCTGATTGGAAACAACCTACACAATGCATCCATGCCTGAGT ACCTGGCATATGGCTCTATCATCACTGTGAAGAACCTGCGTATCGCTGGAGGATACCTCCACTCTCACTGGCATCTGTACCCAGAGGGTGTCGGAGCAAAGCAGCAGCAGGTCACAGCATACCTCCATAAGGACTATAACAACATGTGGCTGGTGCATAGATCCAATGACAGTGATG caCAATCAGGAGAACCTGACCTTGTTCGTCATGGTGACATTATTCAATTGGAGCACAAAGA GACTACCCGTAACCTTCACAGTCACCTCCACGAGGCACCTCTCACTAAAAAACACTTCCAGGTCACAGGCTATGGCATC AATGGAACAGGTGACCCTAATGACCTGTGGCAGGTGGAGGTGTGTGGGGGTCGGAAGGGCGACCTGGTCAAGGTGTTACGCAGCAAAGTACGCTTCCTGCACCGAGCAACTGGCTGTGTGCTCTACTCCTCTGGCAAGACTCTCCCCAAATG GGGCTGGGAACAGGTGGAGATTACATGTAGCCCATATCTGAAGGAGACCCCAAACTCTCAATGGAATATTGAGGATCATATCAATACCAAAT TGCCCAACATTAGCCTTTCAGTGCTGAAGCCCCACTTCCTGGAGATATTGCTGGAGTCCCACATCGTTATGATCAGG GGTAACAGTGGGTTGAAGCCCAAAGACAATGAAATGAACTCTAAACCCTGGCATTGGCCAATCAACTACCAG GGATTGAGGTTCTCTGGAGTGAATGAGACTGAATACCGTGTCTACCTGTTAGGGAACCCT GTGATCTGGTGGCTGAACCTGGTCAGTCTGGGCCTGTATGTGGTTATGGTGGCAGTGGCCTCTCTGGCCCTCCGCAGAGGAGTCCAGCTGGACAAGAGAAGAATTG agcatTGTCGCGTGCTGATGGAAGGTGGAGGGCTGCTGCTCCTGGGCTGGTTGCTGCACTACGTACCCTTCTACACCATGGGCCGCatcctctactaccaccactacttccCTGCCATGCTCTTCAGCAGCATGCTAACAG GGATTACTTTGGACACCCTGCTGCAGAGTGCTGACCTATGGCTCCGCCCACCCTATTCTCACTGGCTGCTCAGAGGAGGACAGGCAATGCTATTCCTGGCCATCCTTGATAG CTTTTACATGTTTCACCCTCTGTCCTATGGTATGAGAGGGCCGCTTGCCCATGACCCTGATAGTACCATGGCTGGCCTGAAGTGGATGGACTCCTGGGAGTTTTAG